The proteins below come from a single Aegilops tauschii subsp. strangulata cultivar AL8/78 chromosome 6, Aet v6.0, whole genome shotgun sequence genomic window:
- the LOC109745212 gene encoding histone H2A.1: MAGRKGGDRKKAVTRSVKAGLQFPVGRIGRYLKKGRYAQRVGSGAPVYLAAVLEYLAAEVLELAGNAAKDNKKTRIIPRHLLLAVRNDQELGRLLAGVTIAHGGVIPNINSVLLPKKSPAAAEKEAKSPKKKTSTKSPKKKTAATKE, encoded by the exons ATGGCCGGAAGGAAGGGTGGCGACAGGAAGAAGGCGGTGACCAGGTCCGTCAAGGCTGGGCTCCAGTTCCCCGTCGGCCGCATCGGGCGCTACCTCAAGAAGGGCCGCTACGCCCAGCGGGTCGGCTCCGGCGCCCCCGTCTACCTCGCCGCCGTCCTCGAGTACCTCGCCGCCGAG GTCCTGGAGCTTGCCGGCAACGCGGCCAAGGACAACAAGAAGACCCGCATCATCCCGCGCCACCTGCTGCTCGCCGTCCGCAACGACCAGGAGCTCGGCAGGCTGCTCGCCGGCGTGACCATCGCCCACGGCGGCGTCATCCCCAACATCAACTCCGtgctgctccccaagaagtcGCCCGCCGCCGCAGAGAAGGAGGCCAAGTCGCCCAAGAAGAAGACCTCCACCAAgtctcccaagaagaagacggccgcCACCAAGGAGTAG